In the Clavelina lepadiformis chromosome 8, kaClaLepa1.1, whole genome shotgun sequence genome, one interval contains:
- the LOC143469783 gene encoding uncharacterized protein LOC143469783 produces MRIRRLHYSKRCKLSSNKYLFFWRSWDVWLSYVAGYSAIIAIFSFGFSQKVIKIWKRSVYQKALSFLDLHRCHKPNMNHDLLSSQNVLPLSSE; encoded by the exons ATGAGAATAAGGCGGCTTCACTACAGCAAACG TTGCAAGCTTTCCTCAAACAAATATCTTTTTTTCTGGAGATCATGGGATGTTTGGCTGAGTTATGTAGCTGGTTACTCAGCAATAATCGCTATTTTCTCGTTCGGGTTTTCACAAAAGGTCATCAAGATTTGGAAGAG ATCAGTTTACCAGAAGGCTTTGAGTTTTCTGGATTTGCATCGTTGTCACAAACCGAACATGAACCACGATTTGCTCTCATCACAGAATGTGCTTCCCCTCAGCAGTGAGTGA